A window from Aliamphritea hakodatensis encodes these proteins:
- the sbcB gene encoding exodeoxyribonuclease I: MAKQTFYWHDYETSGADTRRDRPLQFAGIRTDMDLNIIEEPLMIYCSPAEDVLPHPEACLITGITPQQALREGYCEAEFMQQVHEQLARPGTCGVGYNSIRFDDEITRQALYRNFFDPYAREWQNGCSRWDIIDMMRLTRALRPDGIEWPEYPDGRPSMRLEDLTRANGIDHGNAHDALSDVHATIGMARLVKERQPKLYDYVLNNRSKQAVQNRLDVVTMKPVLHVSSMYPAEWGNLAIVAPVAAHPVNRNSIIVYDLRVDPSDMLAMPKEDIKRLLYTATDDLAPGEARLPLKQLHTNKSPIVAPAGMLSTEEANRLGIRGPDCRTHLEMLRASRDLKEKLAWVFAEQDFAEDLDPDHMLYGGGFFNDSDKAAMNQIREASPAQLGTMEFAFQDPRLEEMLLRYKARNYPHTLDEEQRQRWEEYRKQKLMGPDNGGYLTIPALFERLNTLYQQPETEQKQREILEELALYAEAIYPADEVY, encoded by the coding sequence ATGGCAAAGCAAACTTTTTACTGGCATGACTACGAAACCAGTGGTGCTGATACCCGCCGTGACCGGCCATTGCAGTTTGCCGGTATCCGTACAGATATGGATCTGAATATCATTGAAGAGCCGCTGATGATTTACTGCAGTCCGGCGGAAGATGTTCTGCCTCATCCGGAGGCTTGCCTGATTACCGGTATTACGCCGCAACAGGCGCTGCGTGAAGGTTATTGTGAAGCAGAGTTTATGCAGCAGGTGCATGAACAGCTGGCCCGTCCGGGAACCTGCGGCGTCGGGTATAACAGCATCCGTTTTGATGATGAAATTACCCGTCAGGCGCTGTACCGCAACTTTTTTGATCCTTATGCCCGGGAGTGGCAGAACGGTTGTTCCCGCTGGGATATCATCGACATGATGCGCCTGACCCGTGCGCTGCGTCCGGACGGTATTGAATGGCCTGAATATCCGGATGGCCGTCCGAGCATGCGTCTGGAAGATCTGACCCGGGCCAATGGCATTGATCATGGCAATGCCCATGACGCTCTGTCGGATGTACACGCCACCATCGGTATGGCGCGGCTGGTTAAGGAACGTCAGCCCAAACTGTATGACTATGTGTTAAATAACCGCTCCAAACAGGCGGTACAGAATAGGCTGGATGTGGTGACCATGAAGCCCGTGCTTCATGTCTCCTCAATGTATCCCGCTGAATGGGGCAATCTTGCGATTGTTGCTCCCGTGGCAGCCCATCCGGTCAACCGTAACAGCATTATTGTGTATGACTTGCGGGTTGATCCTTCCGACATGCTGGCGATGCCTAAGGAAGATATTAAGCGTTTGCTGTATACCGCAACAGATGATCTGGCACCGGGCGAAGCCCGTTTGCCTCTTAAACAACTTCATACCAACAAATCTCCGATAGTCGCGCCGGCAGGTATGCTGTCGACGGAAGAGGCGAACCGTCTGGGGATCCGTGGCCCGGACTGCCGTACCCATTTAGAGATGTTGCGTGCTAGTCGGGATTTAAAAGAGAAGCTAGCATGGGTATTTGCAGAGCAGGATTTTGCAGAAGATCTGGATCCGGATCATATGTTGTATGGCGGTGGTTTTTTTAACGATTCAGATAAGGCTGCCATGAACCAGATCCGGGAAGCGTCACCGGCGCAGCTGGGGACGATGGAGTTTGCCTTTCAGGATCCGCGTCTGGAAGAAATGTTGCTGCGTTATAAAGCCCGAAATTATCCGCATACGCTGGATGAAGAACAGCGTCAGCGGTGGGAAGAATACCGCAAGCAAAAGCTGATGGGGCCGGATAACGGCGGGTATCTGACGATTCCTGCGTTGTTTGAGCGTTTGAATACTCTGTATCAGCAACCGGAAACAGAACAGAAGCAAAGGGAAATACTGGAGGAGCTGGCGCTGTACGCGGAGGCTATCTATCCCGCTGATGAGGTCTATTAA
- a CDS encoding YchJ family protein, protein MLHDAKDTTKQCPCGAGKPFSFCCEPAISGTKPATTAEALMRSRYTAFALGSVDYLIATTAAENRQPEDALLIAEQMRMTTWTGLKIISTHNGGREDTTGTVEFIAYFDSEGQSAALQERSRFRQEDNRWYYIDGDVEVRRS, encoded by the coding sequence ATGCTGCATGATGCCAAAGATACCACAAAGCAATGCCCGTGCGGCGCCGGAAAGCCCTTCAGCTTTTGCTGTGAACCGGCCATCAGCGGCACCAAACCGGCAACGACCGCAGAGGCCCTTATGCGGTCCCGCTATACGGCCTTTGCACTGGGCAGTGTGGACTATCTGATAGCCACGACGGCAGCAGAAAACCGGCAACCGGAAGACGCGCTTCTGATCGCCGAACAAATGCGTATGACCACCTGGACAGGATTAAAAATAATCAGCACCCATAATGGCGGGCGCGAGGATACCACAGGCACCGTGGAATTTATCGCCTATTTCGACAGTGAAGGACAGTCGGCAGCTCTCCAGGAACGTTCCCGGTTCAGACAGGAAGATAATCGCTGGTATTACATCGACGGCGATGTTGAAGTACGCAGAAGCTGA